One part of the Marinobacterium rhizophilum genome encodes these proteins:
- a CDS encoding PrkA family serine protein kinase has product MSIFEHFKARYSATQQEEMSLQEYLALCKEDPTAYASAAERMLQAIGQPESIDTSRDSRLSRIFSNKVIKRYPAFNEFYGMEEAIENIVSYFKHAAQGLEERKQILYLLGPVGGGKSSLAEKLKHLMEHVHFYAIKGSPVFESPLGLFNPDEDSEILEQEFGIPRRYIKGIMSPWAVKRLKEFGGDISQFRVVKLYPSILNQIALAKTEPGDENNQDISSLVGKVDIRKLEEFPQHDPDAYSFSGALCRANQGMMEFVEMFKAPIKVLHPLLTATQESNYNSTEGMGAIPYDGIVMAHSNESEWQTFKNNKTNEAFIDRVYIVKVPYCTRVSEEVRIYEKLLENSSLNKAPCAPDTLNMLAQFTTLSRIKDPENSSLYSKMRIYDGENLKDTDPKAKSLQEYKDAAGVDEGMNGLSTRFAFKILSKVFNFDPSEVAANPVHLLYVLEKEIEQQQFPTETQERYIGFLKEFVAPKYIEFLGKEVQTAYLESYSEYGQNIFDRYCTYADFWIQDQEYRDPETGDILDRQAINEELEKIEKPAGISNPKDFRHEVVNFVLRARANNNGNNPTWMSYEKMRTVIEKKMFSNTEDLLPVISFNAKASSDDQRKHGEFVKRMINRGYTEKQVRLLSEWYIRVRKSQ; this is encoded by the coding sequence ATGAGTATTTTTGAGCACTTCAAAGCGCGTTATTCCGCGACGCAGCAGGAAGAAATGAGCCTGCAGGAGTACCTTGCTCTGTGCAAGGAAGACCCAACGGCCTATGCCAGTGCAGCCGAACGCATGCTCCAGGCTATCGGCCAGCCAGAATCCATAGACACCTCCCGCGACTCGCGTCTAAGCCGCATATTTTCCAACAAGGTCATCAAACGCTATCCAGCCTTCAACGAATTTTACGGCATGGAAGAAGCGATCGAAAATATCGTCTCTTACTTCAAGCACGCCGCCCAGGGCCTGGAAGAACGCAAACAGATTCTGTACCTGCTCGGGCCTGTCGGCGGCGGCAAGTCGTCCCTGGCGGAAAAGCTCAAGCACCTGATGGAGCACGTGCACTTTTATGCCATCAAGGGTTCTCCGGTATTCGAATCCCCTCTCGGGTTGTTCAACCCGGACGAAGACAGTGAAATCCTGGAACAGGAGTTTGGTATTCCACGGCGCTACATCAAGGGCATCATGTCCCCCTGGGCCGTGAAGCGCCTGAAAGAGTTCGGCGGCGACATCAGCCAGTTCCGGGTGGTCAAGCTCTATCCCTCCATTCTGAACCAGATCGCTCTGGCCAAGACCGAGCCTGGTGATGAGAACAACCAGGATATTTCCAGCCTGGTGGGCAAGGTGGATATACGCAAACTGGAAGAATTCCCGCAGCACGACCCGGATGCCTACAGTTTTTCCGGTGCGCTGTGCCGGGCGAACCAGGGCATGATGGAGTTCGTCGAAATGTTCAAGGCACCGATCAAGGTGCTGCACCCGTTACTGACAGCCACCCAGGAAAGCAACTACAACAGTACCGAGGGCATGGGCGCCATACCCTATGACGGTATTGTCATGGCGCATTCCAACGAGTCGGAATGGCAGACATTCAAGAACAACAAGACCAACGAAGCCTTTATAGACCGCGTCTATATCGTCAAGGTGCCTTACTGCACCCGGGTTTCCGAGGAAGTCCGCATCTACGAGAAACTGCTGGAAAACAGCTCGCTCAACAAGGCGCCCTGTGCGCCGGACACCCTTAACATGCTGGCCCAGTTCACCACCCTGTCCCGCATAAAGGACCCGGAAAACTCCAGCCTCTATTCCAAGATGCGCATTTATGACGGCGAGAACCTGAAAGATACGGACCCCAAGGCCAAGTCCCTGCAGGAGTACAAGGACGCCGCCGGCGTGGATGAAGGCATGAATGGCCTCTCCACCCGCTTTGCATTCAAGATTCTGTCCAAGGTGTTCAACTTTGATCCCTCCGAGGTTGCCGCCAACCCGGTACACCTGCTCTATGTACTGGAAAAGGAAATTGAGCAGCAGCAGTTCCCGACCGAAACCCAGGAGCGCTATATCGGCTTCCTGAAAGAGTTCGTGGCACCCAAGTACATCGAATTCCTTGGCAAGGAGGTGCAGACCGCCTACCTCGAGTCCTACTCGGAATATGGCCAGAACATCTTCGATCGCTACTGCACCTACGCCGATTTCTGGATTCAGGATCAGGAATACCGCGACCCCGAAACCGGCGATATTCTGGATCGCCAGGCGATCAACGAAGAGCTGGAAAAAATCGAGAAGCCGGCGGGTATCAGCAATCCCAAGGACTTCCGCCACGAGGTGGTCAATTTTGTGCTGCGTGCCCGGGCCAACAACAATGGCAATAACCCTACCTGGATGAGCTACGAGAAAATGCGCACCGTGATCGAGAAGAAGATGTTCTCCAATACCGAGGACCTTCTGCCGGTCATTTCCTTCAACGCCAAGGCTTCGTCGGACGATCAGCGCAAGCATGGCGAGTTCGTCAAACGCATGATCAACCGGGGTTATACTGAGAAGCAGGTACGCCTGCTGAGCGAATGGTATATCCGCGTACGTAAGTCCCAGTAG